A stretch of the Zeugodacus cucurbitae isolate PBARC_wt_2022May chromosome 6, idZeuCucr1.2, whole genome shotgun sequence genome encodes the following:
- the LOC105211174 gene encoding small subunit processome component 20 homolog: protein MAETLHKTKNTNTFRYKSFADRVNEIDIRRLALYRIGHENEELPEEENETSFHQTLKKWIVLNLTDEFGQFSRRCLKVVTLPQLVHKKDFVIDLLLERLSTATTLSLQPLLELLYVLARDLREDFYPYFQRVLDRLICLLNTQDAEQLEWTLVCLAYLFKALKPYLKKNIGVVFHAILPLLDEQRYEEHVTNFAVECFSFIARDVRDYRKFLDFVLDTVAREQVDSIAGCGRLLFEIVRGVKGQFHSVAGDFLQFIFECLVDEQRAKSKDKLQLLCEIVQQAVQELLNFLLPQNMPLYWNKLCIVTQNTMLAGVGASERLVYILPLFTLAAEHRNGKHLCELDVVVPTILKTLDYCGQEPAKGKVEDALHLLVELVSKVLLANNVHLTQLDTSRLMKKALSVRQRDIYAQFVLLVGAHAQFELLVLPSVVANFEEHFDEPAFELLARVVLHKRSLAGNAFELESWQPYILHIKQQNTLEKLKQKIKTLQFTKNELLEESNVLREQILLLILAPHIAGLEKAPLEAKLNTILTQILDSLHEGNNLAQKLALYSLVLETHIHLKFECATDFVQRAIEALLPHATTNLQALGALDQLLSAAPKFADAEIQRIAELLVPLLSSHAHDVRLLAAHCLQTLHTQTKQAHPYKILYAAECIEPNVHNYREQLLQLQQLETAGELYRAIDKQESQRDIYKRHILRFLLGMLYHNFKFVWEPVQKLIESYAQVMSVADFWTIYHQLLQQTAESIDYTVTAAQDTTTAATVENVACWHSAILNELLPAVQLPKQTQQQLLNYRNLLWMRLPQFGQMAQQKNRDLVGLFLQFVNEEYRARLERRELTWDLTQQAAAQAQEQLAEAENIDSDAEEEEDDKQTAHPRKTARRGKQRKEQQGFIAKSILQTLQSKLGVFAAQTNPRSIYREPELYALYMDLLAGPNAQLQRAALDCILRYKSKSLTPHKEHLYALVDELKFKEELVNFKLDEAVSAEQRPELMKILLRILYGKMITKGTQRALSAQARKSLILRFLGQCTTEEILWFLEMAFGKYAKYTEAALSLEQIPALVLADFDIHAAWSPKKLQSIVNLLELIRKEFGGLMKRDFHIYMLKLLTFVGSACNAVLQLPADQLALIHPKMSVVYKNVRNAALLSLVNFFAHIDEFEWETMQVRCLTEVYVWPVVEKLPQDAIHTPTPLLRLLLQWGEKPLHFNYLAQRRADALATQETPIIFHYVVALLLNEKAKPAVRRPIMALVERLLEEKSKGEQLEVNGLHIVKPYIPELLKRLRMNFSTRAAKQAIDKRDLNILSLLTAHVEDAATCDSLLQLLLPILIAKSQRNASEEVVTQVITTLANLIKQLDAPESYLRKLAPLFEQTQEVNARKLLCQLVTDIARKRHKQATQSNDVALTALATRLQRTARLTNMLNAWDKRWVEQPDYDKRLDALKEIAQLLDAVEDGVDIELGVLVIYNCVYFIKYDKDMGLRDNASEHLRLLLPRLARRFAATADDKPNLDYLVGDVAINLLRRLVRDNNDNVRYEGIRLLGELARQAPTTHAVLQDLSPLGDQQDAEVDFFENLTHLQTHRHGRALLKFCAHAQTITRRLCTRTLTEFVLPLATRYLLQEKHAGKHTLIDAAIDTVGVVCQLLPWQQYHALLRYYLTKLRSTQEHQRQCVRIVVRILDAFHFDLTQAQADAQALQQLRTKLSSEEVAEQAEEQNQSAEKTEEAKQTIDDEDADEKEGEVDEGDEDTALAAELAAADTETATAQEDATPAICVLNAALVLPAGAAKRVMLTITSILIPTLNRAITEQSSYDNKHKVNRKRLSAEREEEEILRVPIALALVKLMQKLPKELMEASLPGVFMKVCTFLRSPLKSVRMLTRDILKKIMLALGASYLSMLMDHLQSLLTRGFQVHVLAVTVHGVLDALREQLKPSDIENCLHNLLDVALNDIFGEINAEKENEKIAAHTPEAKPSAKSYLVLHIAARNIQDTCLLDLLMPFKEHLTRSHSRKVTLKIQDCFAKIVSGLVENVHISRESLLIFIYGTVSESITDLLPGTQKRALSEQEKERMRRARPDCFIIQPAPRTRSGAVNKRVQSNAQANAHILIEFGLELLQIVLKRKKLVEVDYQPFLNPLLPLIRDALKSTHVRVVTFALKCFGAIWNDAYELPALQQQYLSDVVERMFEILKNISTFGAIKQDENLQLVKSTYKAIVALLRKCGDYEMTPEQLQQLVLYVEQNLYEGEHQALSFSLLKALIARRVEAESFHQIMKRIGDMSIVSQSDFVRDEARNILVTYIMEYPLKKRVDQTVKFFTVQLRYTLPSGRLSVIQFLHALVKKFPLKMLAKRAEFLYISLGPRLVNDDDPGCRKAIAECIELLITRLEKADRQRLFDMTLLFFEAGNKASVAEMAASLCSRFLNAEKQSFAPRLKLVLPTIVARLTMNNPSEAGRFVRAPTALGFDVDEEKLKKRRKYNKNKAAGGKLYEEIVLTEEEMAKTAEEQQRAIDHEIIQIQYCLLKMLDYCAVELLSGNNAELSHVIDELAYESQKLLAHEHAWVRCNAAKIIALILSNYDFACVGAQLARAQQQSDYTNGNGVDANAAKFDFIYTNPVYDIKSLVLDLCAQVVPGDTQQNMIDEIVKIFLFIGNMLRDVPFSVKQEKQEDDAAEEKENTALAPKEEHTTATKINLYWLVRNIRFLINREVTKAPHSTVVRSALFTLIEGLITLLSVETLETLAPPLLGALVREMSEEDQNVDSDLRQLALRVGSRLRKRIGSDLYDKLRTRTQTTLMRRRAERKKVLAQEKIHDPMRAAKRKAATQERKKSAKRLKANVMRGKAADTKQKLKKRKRKAEEELF from the exons atggcGGAAACAttgcataaaacaaaaaacaccaacACTTTTCGG TACAAATCCTTTGCGGATCGTGTTAATGAGATTGATATACGCCGATTGGCATTATACCGCATTGGTCATGAAAACGAAGAACTGCCAGAGGAAGAAAATGAAACCAGCTTTCATCAAACGCTGAAGAAATGGATAGTGTTAAACCTAACAGATGAGTTCGGGCAATTCAGCCGCAGATGTCTGAAGGTGGTAACATTGCCACAACTGGTGCATAAAAAAGACTTTGTGATAGATCTCCTACTGGAGCGTCTCTCGACGGCCACTACGTTATCACTACAGCCCTTGTTGGAATTATTGTACGTGTTAGCGCGCGATTTGCGTGAGGATTTCTACCCATACTTCCAGCGCGTACTCGATCGTCTAATTTGTCTGCTGAATACGCAAGATGCAGAACAGCTAGAATGGACACTCGTTTGTTTGGCTTACTTATTCAAGGCGCTAAAACCATACTTGAAGAAAAACATTGGTGTGGTGTTTCATGCCATTTTACCGCTACTTGACGAACAGCGTTACGAAGAACATGTAACCAACTTTGCCGTGGAGTGTTTCTCCTTTATAGCACGTGATGTGCGGGATTATCGAAAATTCCTCGACTTCGTTTTGGACACAGTAGCGCGCGAGCAGGTGGACAGCATAGCGGGATGTGGCCGTTTACTCTTTGAAATTGTGCGTGGTGTGAAAGGACAATTCCATTCGGTGGCGGGCGATTTTCTGCAGTTTATTTTTGAATGTCTCGTTGACGAACAACGCGCCAAGTCCAAAGACAAACTGCAACTGCTCTGTGAAATTGTGCAGCAGGCGGTGCAAGAGTTActcaactttttgttgccacaaAACATGCCGCTCTATTGGAATAAACTCTGCATTGTAACGCAAAACACAATGTTAGCTGGTGTGGGCGCTTCGGAACGCTTAGTATACATACTACCGTTATTCACACTAGCGGCCGAGCACCGCAATGGTAAGCACCTGTGCGAATTGGATGTAGTGGTGCCGACTATACTCAAGACACTAGACTACTGCGGTCAAGAGCCAGCTAAAGGGAAGGTAGAAGATGCGCTACATTTGCTTGTGGAATTGGTTAGCAAAGTGTTATTGGCAAATAACGTACACTTGACACAATTAGATACCAGTCGTTTAATGAAGAAAGCGTTAAGCGTGCGTCAGCGCGATATCTATGCGCAATTTGTGTTACTCGTCGGTGCGCATGCGCAGTTCGAACTACTAGTGCTGCCTTCTGTCGTTGCCAACTTTGAGGAACACTTTGATGAGCCCGCATTTGAGTTGCTGGCACGCGTTGTGCTGCATAAGCGCTCATTGGCAGGCAATGCTTTCGAACTGGAGTCCTGGCAACCCTATATTTtacacataaaacaacaaaacacgcttgaaaagctaaaacaaaaaataaaaacgctaCAATTTACTAAAAATGAATTATTGGAGGAAAGTAATGTTTTGCGCGAACAAATCTTATTGCTAATTTTAGCGCCACATATTGCGGGCTTGGAAAAGGCGCCACTTGAGGCAAAGTTAAACACCATTTTGACGCAAATTTTAGACAGCTTGCATGAAGGTAATAACTTAGCGCAAAAATTGGCACTATACTCACTCGTGCTCGAGACGCACATACATCTCAAATTTGAGTGCGCAACGGATTTTGTGCAACGTGCCATAGAAGCGCTGCTACCGCATGCAACAACTAACCTACAAGCTTTAGGCGCGCTAGATCAATTGCTAAGTGCAGCACCGAAATTCGCCGACGCAGAAATCCAACGCATAGCGGAACTTCTGGTGCCACTACTCAGTTCACATGCGCATGATGTGCGTCTGCTTGCGGCGCATTGTCTACAAACGCTGCATACGCAAACAAAGCAAGCGCATCCCTACAAGATATTATATGCCGCCGAATGCATCGAACCCAATGTGCATAATTATCGTGAGCAACTGTTGCAACTGCAACAACTCGAGACGGCCGGCGAACTCTACCGCGCCATCGATAAGCAGGAGTCACAGCGCGATATCTACAAGCGGCACATACTGCGCTTTCTGCTCGGCATGTTGTATCACAACTTCAAGTTTGTCTGGGAGCCAGTGCAAAAATTAATCGAATCATACGCGCAAGTGATGAGCGTCGCAGACTTTTGGACGATTTACCACCAGCTGCTGCAGCAGACCGCTGAAAGTATAGACTACACTGTAACTGCCGCGCAGGACACCACCACCGCGGCCACTGTAGAAAATGTGGCTTGTTGGCACAGCGCAATCTTAAATGAGTTGCTACCCGCGGTACAACTAcccaaacaaacacaacaacaattgttaaaTTACCGCAATCTGTTGTGGATGCGTCTGCCGCAATTTGGACAAATGGCGCAGCAAAAGAATCGCGATCTCGTCGGTCTCTTTCTGCAATTCGTTAATGAAGAATATCGCGCACGCTTGGAAAGACGCGAACTCACTTGGGATCTTACGCAGCAGGCGGCGGCTCAAGCGCAGGAACAACTCGCGGAGGCAGAGAATATTGATAGCGATGCGGAGGAGGAGGAGGACGACAAGCAAACAG CACACCCACGCAAAACTGCACGTCGCGGCAAACAACGCAAGGAGCAACAAGGTTTCATCGCCAAAAGCATACTACAGACGCTACAAAGCAAACTGGGCGTATTTGCCGCACAAACGAATCCACGTTCCATTTATCGCGAACCTGAATTGTATGCGCTCTACATGGATCTGCTGGCTGGTCCGAACGCGCAGCTGCAACGCGCGGCGCTCGACTGCATACTCAGGTACAAATCGAAATCCTTGACGCCACACAAGGAACACCTCTACGCGCTAGTCGATGAGCTGAAATTCAAGGAGGAATTAGTGAACTTCAAATTAGATGAAGCGGTCAGCGCGGAACAGCGGCCAGAGCTCATGAAAATACTCTTGCGCATACTGTATGGCAAAATGATCACTAAAGGCACGCAGCGCGCGTTGAGCGCACAGGCGCGCAAATCTTTGATTCTACGCTTTCTGGGTCAATGTACCACAGAGGAGATTTTGTGGTTTCTGGAGATGGCTTTTGGCAAATATGCCAAGTACACCGAAGCTGCTTTGTCGCTGGAGCAGATACCAGCGCTAGTGTTGGCCGATTTCGATATACACGCGGCGTGGTCACCGAAGAAACTGCAAAGCATCGTAAATCTGCTTGAGCTGATACGCAAAGAGTTCGGTGGTCTAATGAAGCGCGACTTCCATATTTACATGCTAAAACTGCTGACATTCGTGGGAAGTGCTTGCAATGCCGTTCTGCAGTTGCCCGCCGACCAATTGGCGCTCATACATCCGAAGATGAGTGTGGTCTACAAGAATGTGCGCAACGCCGCGTTGCTGAGTTTGGTGAATTTCTTCGCGCACATCGACGAATTCGAGTGGGAGACAATGCAGGTGCGCTGCTTGACTGAAGTCTATGTTTGGCCAGTTGTCGAAAAGCTGCCGCAAGATGCAATACACACGCCGACGCCGCTGCTGCGTCTGCTCTTACAGTGGGGTGAGAAGCCGCTGCACTTCAACTACTTAGCGCAGAGACGCGCCGATGCTTTAGCTACGCAAGAGACACCGATAATCTTCCACTATGTGGTAGCGCTGTTGCTGAATGAGAAAGCGAAGCCCGCGGTACGACGCCCGATCATGGCGCTCGTCGAGCGTCTGTTGGAGGAAAAATCGAAAGGCGAACAACTGGAAGTCAATGGCTTGCATATTGTGAAACCTTATATACCTGAACTGTTGAAACGCCTGCGCATGAACTTTAGCACGCGCGCCGCCAAGCAAGCAATTGACAAGCGCGATCTCAATATACTTTCGCTGCTGACGGCGCATGTTGAGGACGCGGCGACATGTGACAGCTTATTGCAACTTTTGCTGCCCATACTTATTGCGAAGTCGCAGCGCAACGCCAGTGAAGAAGTAGTCACGCAAGTTATCACGACACTCGCAAATCTCATCAAGCAGCTCGACGCGCCGGAGAGCTACTTAAGGAAACTAGCACCGCTCTTCGAGCAGACGCAAGAGGTAAACGCGCGTAAATTGTTGTGTCAGCTGGTCACGGACATTGCACGCAAGCGCCATAAGCAGGCTACACAGAGCAATGACGTGGCGCTCACCGCACTGGCGACGCGCTTACAACGCACAGCGCGCCTCACCAACATGCTGAACGCCTGGGACAAACGTTGGGTGGAGCAACCAGATTACGACAAGCGCTTGGATGCGCTTAAAGAAATCGCGCAGCTCTTGGATGCTGTAGAAGATGGCGTTGATATAGAGCTGGGCGTGCTGGTGATTTACAACTGCGTTTACTTCATCAAATACGATAAGGACATGGGTTTGCGCGACAATGCAAGCGAACACTTGCGTCTGCTCTTACCGCGTCTTGCGCGCCGCTTTGCTGCCACGGCAGATGATAAACCCAATTTGGACTATTTAGTTGGCGACGTGGCCATTAATTTGCTCAGACGCTTAGTGCGCGACAACAACGATAATGTACGCTACGAGGGCATACGCTTACTGGGCGAGTTGGCGCGTCAGGCGCCCACAACGCATGCGGTCTTGCAAGATCTGTCGCCGCTGGGCGATCAACAAGACGCTGAGGTGGATTTCTTTGAGAATCTTACACACTTGCAAACACATCGTCATGGACGCGCACTGCTGAAATTCTGCGCGCACGCGCAAACGATAACGCGTCGTCTATGCACGCGCACGCTGACAGAGTTTGTGCTGCCGCTAGCCACGCGCTACTTGCTGCAGGAGAAGCACGCTGGTAAGCATACGCTTATAGATGCCGCCATCGATACAGTGGGCGTTGTGTGTCAACTGCTGCCCTGGCAGCAGTATCACGCGCTGCTGCGCTACTACCTCACCAAATTGCGCAGCACACAGGAGCATCAGCGCCAATGCGTGCGCATTGTGGTGCGCATACTCGACGCGTTCCACTTTGATCTGACCCAAGCGCAAGCCGATGCGCAAGCGCTGCAACAGCTACGCACAAAGTTGAGCAGCGAAGAAGTGGCGGAGCAAGCGGAGGAGCAGAACCAAAGCGCTGAAAAAACAGAAGAAGCTAAACAGACAATAGACGATGAAGATGCTGATGAAAAGGAAGGCGAAGTCGATGAGGGGGACGAGGACACCGCACTTGCTGCTGAATTGGCCGCCGCGGACACTGAGACCGCAACAGCGCAAGAAGATGCCACACCCGCCATTTGCGTGCTCAACGCCGCGCTGGTGCTGCCAGCTGGCGCCGCCAAACGCGTTATGCTCACAATCACCAGCATACTTATACCGACGCTCAATCGCGCCATCACCGAGCAGAGCTCCTACGACAACAAGCACAAGGTGAATCGTAAGCGCTTAAGCGCAGAGCGCGAAGAGGAGGAGATACTGCGTGTGCCGATCGCTCTTGCGCTCGTCAAGCTGATGCAGAAGTTGCCCAAGGAGCTGATGGAAGCTAGTTTACCGGGTGTCTTCATGAAAGTGTGTACCTTCTTGCGCTCGCCACTGAAGTCGGTGCGCATGCTAACGCGTGACATACTGAAGAAGATTATGCTCGCGCTTGGAGCCAGCTACCTTTCAATGCTAATGGACCACTTGCAATCGCTGTTGACGCGCGGTTTCCAAGTGCACGTGCTTGCCGTCACGGTGCACGGCGTGTTGGATGCGCTGCGCGAACAATTGAAGCCGAGTGATATTGAAAACTGTCTGCACAATTTGCTGGACGTAGCGTTGaatgatattttcggtgaaatcaACGCCGAAAAGGAGAACGAGAAGATCGCCGCGCATACACCCGAAGCCAAACCGAGCGCCAAGAGCTACCTAGTATTACACATAGCGGCGCGCAATATCCAGGACACTTGCCTGCTCGATCTGCTCATGCCGTTCAAGGAGCATCTCACGCGTTCGCACTCGCGTAAAGTCACTTTGAAAATACAGGATTGCTTTGCAAAGATCGTGAGCGGTTTGGTGGAGAATGTGCACATTTCGCGCGAGAGCTTGCTCATATTCATCTACGGCACAGTTTCGGAGAGCATCACCGATCTGCTGCCGGGCACACAGAAGCGCGCGCTGAGCGAGCAGGAGAAAGAGCGCATGCGTCGTGCGCGACCCGACTGCTTCATCATACAACCGGCGCCGCGCACTCGTTCCGGCGCGGTAAACAAGCGCGTGCAGTCGAATGCGCAAGCCAATGCACATATACTCATCGAATTCGGTTTGGAATTGCTGCAGATCGTGTTGAAGCGCAAAAAGCTAGTGGAAGTGGACTATCAACCATTCTTGAACCCCTTACTACCACTGATACGCGATGCGCTGAAGAGCACACATGTGCGTGTGGTGACTTTTGCCTTGAAATGCTTCGGCGCCATTTGGAATGACGCGTACGAATTGCCGGCGCTGCAACAGCAATATCTCAGCGACGTCGTGGAGCGTATGTTCGAAATATTGAAGAACATTTCCACATTCGGCGCCATCAAGCAGGACGAGAATCTGCAGCTGGTGAAGTCAACGTACAAAGCCATTGTGGCGCTTTTGCGCAAATGCGGCGATTACGAGATGACGCCAGAGCAACTGCAACAGCTTGTGCTGTATGTGGAGCAAAACCTGTACGAAGGCGAGCATCAAGCGCTTTCCTTCTCGCTACTCAAAGCACTCATCGCGCGACGCGTTGAGGCCGAATCATTCCATCAGATAATGAAGCGCATCGGCGACATGTCGATCGTTTCGCAGTCAGACTTTGTGCGCGATGAAGCGCGCAACATACTGGTCACCTACATCATGGAATATCCACTGAAGAAACGCGTCGATCAGACCGTGAAATTCTTTACAGTACAGTTGCGCTACACGCTGCCCTCGGGTCGTCTCTCGGTCATACAATTCCTACATGCTTTGGTCAAAAAGTTCCCGCTGAAGATGCTTGCCAAACGTGCGGAATTCCTTTACATTTCACTCGGTCCGCGTCTGGTCAACGATGACGATCCGGGTTGCCGCAAAGCGATCGCCGAGTGCATCGAGCTGCTGATCACACGTTTGGAGAAAGCCGATCGTCAGCGTTTGTTCGACATGACGCTGCTGTTCTTCGAAGCGGGCAATAAAGCGTCGGTGGCAGAAATGGCGGCGTCGCTTTGCTCGCGCTTCCTGAACGCAGAGAAGCAATCATTTGCGCCGCGTCTCAAACTCGTACTACCCACAATTGTTGCGCGCCTCACAATGAACAATCCAAGTGAGGCTGGCAGATTTGTGCGTGCGCCGACCGCGCTGGGCTTTGATGTGGACGAGGAGAAACTCAAGAAACGCCGAAAATACAAT AAAAATAAGGCCGCAGGCGGCAAACTATACGAGGAAATCGTGCTCACTGAGGAGGAAATGGCCAAAACGGCTGAGGAGCAGCAACGCGCCATCGATCACGAAatcatacaaatacaatattgCCTGCTTAAGATGCTGGACTACTGCGCCGTGGAGCTGCTCAGCGGCAACAATGCCGAATTGAGTCACGTGATCGATGAACTGGCCTATGAATCACAGAAGTTGCTCGCGCATGAGCACGCCTGGGTGCGCTGCAATGCGGCCAAAATTATTGCGCTCATTTTGAGCAATTACGATTTTGCGTGTGTTGGCGCACAACTGGCCAGGGCACAGCAGCAGTCTGACTACACAAATGGCAATGGCGTGGACGCCAATGCAGCGAAATTCGATTTCATTTACACCAATCCCGTATACGATATTAAATCGTTGGTGTTGGATTTATGCGCCCAAGTGGTGCCGGGCGACACGCAACAGAATATGATTGACGAAATAGTTAAGATTTTCCTGTTCATTGGCAATATGCTGCGCGATGTGCCTTTCAGCGTGAAGCAGGAGAAACAGGAGGACGACGCAGCTGAGGAAAAAGAGAACACAGCATTGGCACCGAAAGAGGAGCATACGACGGCTACAAAAATCAATTTGTACTGGCTGGTGCGCAATATACGCTTTCTGATTAACCGCGAGGTGACAAAGGCGCCACATTCCACCGTTGTG CGCTCAGCACTATTCACGCTAATCGAGGGTCTGATTACATTGCTCAGTGTGGAAACACTGGAAACGCTTGCGCCACCACTGCTCGGTGCACTGGTGCGTGAGATGTCCGAGGAGGACCAGAATGTCGACAGTGACTTGCGTCAATTGGCACTGCGTGTTGGTAGTCGTTTGCGCAAGCGCATTGGCTCTGATTTGTATGATAAATTGCGCACGCGCACACAAACCACATTGATGCGTCGACGTGCGGAACGTAAGAAGGTGCTTGCACAGGAGAAGATACACGATCCAATGCGTGCGGCAAAGCGTAAAGCAGCGACGCAGGAACGCAAAAAGTCGGCGAAACGCTTGAAGGCGAATGTGATGCGCGGCAAGGCGGCAGATACGAAGCAGAAGCTGAAGAAACGCAAGCGCAAAGCAGAGGAAGAATTATTCTAA